One window of Plasmodium relictum strain SGS1 genome assembly, chromosome: 14 genomic DNA carries:
- a CDS encoding small ribosomal subunit nuclear export protein, putative translates to MERSENSSIVTSICSLFNILQTAKSKKCILNSLTKLFLLLYNERIKRKLLYDSNEENDNDIIKLKRIFKKDSVILNTYKKFYTEYEKWLNDCFEKFLKLLFQLLNNDDEVFVKKSLSLLFGSLQCELKIYEKIHEKLKKDNDSNNNNNQQGSCATKAFPFKLYKKIIFNLLKVKNMSVNIVKHICKSYICFYYDLNYFFLSIFKILCIENKKKKNGFINENISFSDDDQKTFKSENWGNIEAIKESDEIINDNYNINLFIYSILINSIKPDKKIKNFHIKKSKFMKQSQVNMFFDIDDKEKIMRRKRKYNGKDKKNEPQKKKGFYNYDSDDSIIHSSSDNESDSSHEDFLDNIDINDGISDINFSDDLEEYDIIKNQKQKDKYKMKERKSNLFINVNIENKLYSQLYSSCWFYFITTYKHNYSMILQLLHSIPLFVFPYTNNPYYLIDYFNFSFYSSSNLYVSLAALPGIFYILTELNIGDLLEESNYCIMNDQKKTKKENDKIKIKKEPIYGEEFISGDSLSNKMDNNVNYETKVLIKIEKKDNVGISNAKSNYDNSNKIYYIDEIKDGNNIDNSNKKCNYNENDDGKVNKNEYQKGSQSDNEYENENDEVNKNEYEKGNESDNEYENEYENDNNIEKEKGNESDYEYENENDEVNKNECEYENENDEINKNEYQNDNNIEKEKGNESDYEYENDKNEVNKNEYEKGNESDYEYENDNDEVNKNEYENDNNIEKENKNENENDENSENNDYNMGNEKIEETDEEKNKNCDIKKLNNNMYTDYYKRLFELIIPASFYYDGTYFLKIIYLSLKNRMIPIHYVISFLKKLLRVSCLTSYNISINILSAVYDILNYFRKDLYDAMFISGSLFMNMEIKNDFFCYEDLNKNFDKNKIIETLKINSKLLKENCKEEKDNFQNLENIKMENDECFMIHKKVKKEPIDVDEILRDDIKKNENSSNINENKINDNFKEDEGIENKGEKCLFSLQDCLPDKYQIDMNILNRKELYMSNQIFYEIILLSSHMCDNLSHYSNMYYYIFNNKLSKSYDFYVDPNKINWVTEESLFSLLKNFLSLKKKKEKDILPSTEQKNFLTMFI, encoded by the coding sequence atggAAAGAAGCGAAAACAGTTCTATCGTAACGAGTATTTGCTCTTTGTTTAATATTTTGCAAACAGCTAAAAGTAAGAAATGTATTTTAAATAGTTTAACgaagttatttttattactgtATAATGAgagaattaaaagaaaattattatatgattcaaatgaagaaaatgataatgatattataaaattaaaaaggatttttaaaaaggattctgttattttaaatactTATAAAAAGTTTTACACAGAATACGAGAAGTGGTTAAATGATTgttttgaaaaatttttaaagttattatttcaattattaaataatgatgatgAAGTATTTGTAAAGAAAAGTTTATCTCTTCTATTTGGTAGCTTACAAtgtgaattaaaaatatatgaaaaaatacatgagaaattaaaaaaggataatgatagtaacaataataataatcaaCAAGGCAGCTGTGCTACAAAAGCATTtccatttaaattatataagaaaattatttttaatttactaaaagtaaaaaatatgtcAGTAAATATAGTAAAACACATTTGTAAAagttatatatgtttttactatgatttaaattatttcttcCTATcgattttcaaaattttgtgcattgaaaacaaaaaaaaaaaaaacggttttattaatgaaaacaTTAGTTTCTCAGATGATGATCAAAAGACTTTTAAAAGTGAAAATTGGGGGAATATAGAAGCAATTAAGGAATCtgatgaaataataaatgataactataatataaatctttttatttatagtattttaataaattcaaTTAAAccagataaaaaaataaaaaactttCACATTAAGAAAAGTAAATTTATGAAGCAAAGCCAAGTAAACATGTTTTTTGACATAGATGATAAAGAGAAAATTAtgagaagaaaaagaaaatataatggAAAGGATAAAAAGAATGAACctcaaaaaaagaaaggtttttataattatgataGTGATGATAGTATAATTCATTCTTCATCAGATAATGAAAGTGATAGCTCACATGAGGATTTTTTAGATAATATAGATATTAATGATGGTATTAGtgatataaatttttcagATGATTTAGAAGAATatgatattataaaaaaccAAAAGCAgaaagataaatataaaatgaaagaaagaaaaagtaatttatttataaatgtaaatatagaaaataaactATATAGTCAATTATATTCTAGTTGTtggttttattttataacaaCTTATAAGCATAATTATTCTATGATCTTGCAATTATTGCATTCTATTCCATTATTTGTATTTCCGTATACAAATAATCCCTATTATTTAAttgattattttaatttctcATTTTATTCTTCATCAAATTTATATGTTTCTTTGGCGGCTTTACCtggtattttttatatattaacagAATTAAATATTGGAGATCTATTAGAAGAAAGTAATTATTGTATCATGAATgatcaaaaaaaaacaaaaaaagaaaatgataaaataaaaataaaaaaagagccAATTTATGGGGAAGAATTTATTAGTGGTGATTCACTGAGTAATAAAATGGATAATAATGTAAATTATGAAACAAAGgtactaataaaaatagaaaaaaaagataatgtTGGCATTTCAAATGCCAAGAGTAATTAtgataattcaaataaaatatattatattgaCGAAATTAAAGATGGCaataatattgataatagtaataaaaaatgtaattataatgaaaatgatgatggtaaagtaaataaaaatgaataccAAAAAGGAAGCCAAAGTGATAATGAATATGAAAATGAGAATGatgaagtaaataaaaatgaatacgAAAAAGGAAATGAAAGTGATAATGAATATGAAAATGAATATGAAAACgataataatattgaaaaagaaaaaggaaatgaAAGTGATTATGAATATGAAAATGAGAATGATGaggtaaataaaaatgaatgcGAATATGAAAATGAGaatgatgaaataaataaaaacgaataccaaaatgataataatattgaaaaagaaaaaggaaatgaAAGTGATTATGaatatgaaaatgataaaaatgaagtaaataaaaatgaatacgAAAAAGGAAATGAAAGTGATTATGaatatgaaaatgataacgatgaagtaaataaaaatgaatacgaaaatgataataatattgaaaaagaaaataaaaatgaaaatgaaaatgatgaaaatagtgaaaataatgattataatatgggaaatgaaaaaattgaagaaacagatgaagaaaaaaataaaaattgtgatattaaaaagttaaataatAACATGTATACAGATTACTATAAAAGGTTATTTGAATTAATAATTCCAGCTAGTTTTTATTATGATGGTACATACTTCTTAAAAATAATCTATTTATCACTAAAAAATAGAATGATTCCTATACATTAtgttatatcttttttaaaaaaacttcTTCGTGTCAGTTGTTTAACGTCATACAATATatctataaatattttaagtgCAGTTtatgatatattaaattatttcagAAAAGATTTATATGATGCAATGTTTATTTCAGGATCCTTGTTTATGAATatggaaataaaaaatgattttttttgcTATGAAGATctgaataaaaattttgataaaaataaaattatagaaaCTTTAAAGATAAATTCAAAGTTATTAAAGGAAAATTGTAAAGAAGAAAAGgataattttcaaaatttagaaaatataaaaatggaaaatgaTGAATGTTTTATGATacataaaaaagtaaaaaaggaGCCAATTGATGTCGATGAAATTTTAAGAGAtgatattaagaaaaatgaaaatagcaGTAACATAaatgaaaacaaaataaatgataattttaagGAAGATGAAGGTATAGAAAATAAAGGTgagaaatgtttatttaGTTTACAAGATTGTTTGCCAGATAAGTATCAAATAgatatgaatattttaaacaGAAAAGAGTTATACATGTCtaatcaaattttttatgaaataattttattaagtaGTCATATGTGTGACAACTTAAGTCATTATTCTAATATGTATtactatatatttaataataaattaagtaAATCATATGATTTTTATGTTGATCccaataaaattaattggGTTACAGAGGAATCCCTCTTttctcttttaaaaaattttttaagcttaaaaaaaaaaaaagaaaaagacaTATTGCCCTCTACAGagcaaaaaaattttttaacaatgttcatataa
- the RPS19 gene encoding 40S ribosomal protein S19, putative — translation MADANKPKKRTFRTFQYRGVDLDKLLDISQDELIKLFRARQRRKFKRGISKKAKSLLKKLRKAKKECEPGEKPKPVPTHLRNMTIIPEMVGSIVAVHNGKQYTNVEIKPEMIGYYLGEFSITYKHTRHGKPGIGATHSSRFIPLK, via the exons atg gCAGACGCAAATAAACCTAAAAAAAGAACATTTCGTACATTTCAATATAGAGGTGTCGATTTAGATAAATTATTAGATATAAGTCAAGATgagttaataaaattatttagagCAAGGcaaagaagaaaatttaaaagggGAATTAGTAAAAAAGCAAAAtcacttttaaaaaaattgagaaAAGCAAAAAAAGAATGCGAACCAGGAGAAAAGCCTAAACCAGTACCAACTCATTTAAGGAACATGACAATTATTCCTGAAATGGTTGGATCAATTGTTGCTGTTCATAACGGAAAACAATATACTAATGTTGAAATAAAACCTGAAATGATTGGATATTACTTAGGTGAATTCTCAATTACTTATAAGCATACAAGACATGGAAAACCAGGTATTGGTGCTACACATTCTTCTCGTTTTATTCCACTTAAATAA